From the genome of Thermococcus chitonophagus, one region includes:
- a CDS encoding EamA family transporter, with the protein MNYIAYALLSAFFASLVPIFGKLGLKTTSPELASAVRAIVMATFLTMLVITKGELKEINGKEFAFILLSGIAGALSWLFYFKAIKLGKVSIVAPIDRLSVALAVILAWLILGENITLKTALGVFLIVAGTLLLL; encoded by the coding sequence ATGAACTACATAGCCTACGCTCTGCTATCTGCGTTCTTTGCTTCTCTAGTCCCAATTTTTGGTAAACTCGGCCTTAAAACTACAAGCCCGGAACTGGCTTCTGCCGTTAGGGCTATAGTTATGGCTACTTTCTTGACCATGCTTGTCATTACCAAGGGCGAGCTAAAGGAAATAAATGGGAAAGAATTTGCATTCATTCTTCTCTCTGGCATAGCAGGGGCTCTATCCTGGTTATTCTACTTTAAAGCTATTAAGCTTGGAAAGGTATCAATTGTAGCCCCCATAGACAGACTGAGCGTTGCCCTAGCCGTAATTCTGGCCTGGCTTATTCTGGGAGAAAATATCACCTTAAAAACAGCCCTGGGAGTTTTCTTGATAGTCGCTGGGACACTTCTTCTGCTTTAG
- the cyaB gene encoding class IV adenylate cyclase — protein sequence MEIEIKFKVNFDEIKKKIEALGAHFSHFEEQEDVYFKVPRPKLLRVRTINNLSEYYITYKEIKDERNEEFYEIEFKVEDFQKAVEMFKGLGYEVEAVVKKKRWIYKLNDVTFELNRVEKAGDFLDIEVIAEDPEEAKRKIWEVAKKLGLKEEDVEPRLYIELVNE from the coding sequence ATGGAAATAGAGATCAAATTCAAGGTAAACTTCGATGAAATCAAGAAGAAAATTGAGGCCCTTGGCGCTCATTTTTCCCATTTTGAGGAGCAAGAGGACGTTTATTTCAAAGTCCCCAGACCAAAGCTCCTCCGGGTTAGGACCATCAACAACCTCAGCGAGTATTATATAACATATAAGGAAATTAAGGACGAAAGAAACGAGGAGTTCTATGAAATCGAATTCAAGGTAGAAGATTTCCAAAAAGCTGTGGAAATGTTCAAAGGGCTTGGGTACGAAGTTGAAGCAGTAGTAAAAAAGAAGAGATGGATCTACAAGCTGAACGACGTTACTTTCGAGCTGAACAGAGTTGAAAAAGCTGGAGACTTCCTGGATATAGAGGTAATCGCCGAGGATCCAGAAGAGGCCAAGAGAAAAATATGGGAGGTCGCTAAAAAGCTTGGATTAAAGGAGGAAGACGTAGAGCCAAGGCTGTACATAGAGCTTGTCAACGAGTAA
- the feoB gene encoding ferrous iron transport protein B, whose protein sequence is MLKTIALVGNPNVGKTTIFNALTGLRQHVGNWPGVTVEKKEGIFKYKDKEFLVVDLPGIYSMTAHSVDELIARNFILEGNADVIVDIVDSTCLMRNLFLTMELFEMGAKNVIIALNKFDLIKKKGVEIDIKEMQKVLGVPVVPTNAKSGEGLEELKRLIVMMAEGKITTNPIIPRYDEDIEREIEHVSQVLKGTPLAEKYPIRWLAIKLLQRDEEVIKLVLKYLGQSKMDEILKHIGELEEKYKRSLDIVMASQKYEFLEELLRKFVRHPVEIRETLSDQLDKLLTHPVYGLISMVIVFYILFQFVFTLGGPLQEWLDSAFSWLGEAIAPHIANETLRGLIVDGIIGGVGAVLSFFPLVFLLFVGMSILEDTGYMARIAAMMERFLRVFNLPGKAIIPMVLAFGCNVPAIMATRTLENERDRILTMLVNPLVPCVARMVVITFLAGTFFPDKAALVAISIYAIAIALALISALILGKFFIKGEESPFVIELPEYSIPSWKTVIIHSWERSKEFLRKAATVILLGSITIWYLSSYPQPVGTGLSYAERLGRAFEPIARLMGLDWKAAVSLIFGIIAKENVIATYSVIYGVSEESLAGAMAHAMTPLQAYVLALVTTLYLPCIATLAAIRAEGGSKWMIVAAVYNLTLATVVGMLAYAIGSVV, encoded by the coding sequence ATGCTCAAGACGATAGCCCTCGTTGGGAATCCAAACGTTGGGAAGACTACAATATTCAACGCTCTTACAGGATTAAGGCAACACGTAGGTAATTGGCCCGGAGTCACCGTGGAGAAGAAGGAGGGAATATTCAAGTACAAAGACAAGGAGTTCTTGGTAGTGGATCTCCCAGGAATTTACTCAATGACCGCCCATAGCGTCGACGAGCTAATAGCGAGAAACTTCATCCTTGAGGGGAACGCTGACGTAATAGTGGATATAGTAGATTCTACATGCCTAATGAGAAACCTCTTCCTCACCATGGAGCTCTTCGAGATGGGAGCTAAGAACGTGATAATAGCCCTCAACAAGTTCGATCTCATAAAGAAGAAGGGCGTTGAGATAGACATAAAGGAGATGCAGAAAGTCCTTGGTGTTCCTGTAGTTCCCACGAACGCGAAGAGCGGGGAGGGATTGGAGGAGCTGAAGAGGCTAATAGTGATGATGGCCGAGGGCAAGATAACCACTAACCCCATCATTCCAAGGTACGATGAGGACATCGAGAGGGAGATAGAACACGTATCCCAGGTTCTAAAGGGAACCCCACTGGCCGAGAAGTACCCAATAAGGTGGCTCGCCATAAAGCTCCTTCAGAGGGACGAGGAGGTAATAAAGCTCGTTCTAAAGTACTTGGGCCAGTCCAAGATGGACGAGATACTCAAGCACATAGGCGAGCTCGAGGAGAAGTACAAGAGATCCCTCGATATAGTGATGGCGAGTCAGAAGTACGAGTTCCTTGAAGAGTTGCTGAGGAAGTTCGTGAGGCACCCAGTTGAAATAAGGGAAACCTTGAGCGATCAACTCGATAAGCTCTTGACTCATCCAGTTTACGGCTTAATATCCATGGTCATCGTGTTCTACATCCTGTTCCAGTTCGTGTTCACGCTTGGCGGGCCCTTACAGGAGTGGCTTGATTCAGCGTTTTCGTGGCTCGGAGAAGCTATAGCACCTCACATAGCCAATGAAACCCTTAGGGGCCTCATAGTGGATGGAATCATCGGTGGAGTTGGGGCAGTACTGAGCTTCTTCCCGCTGGTGTTCCTGCTGTTCGTCGGCATGTCGATACTCGAGGACACTGGGTACATGGCTAGAATCGCTGCGATGATGGAGAGGTTCCTGAGGGTGTTCAACCTCCCGGGGAAGGCAATAATTCCAATGGTGTTGGCGTTTGGCTGTAACGTTCCCGCGATAATGGCAACGAGAACCTTGGAGAACGAGAGGGACAGAATATTAACGATGCTCGTGAATCCGCTAGTCCCGTGCGTTGCGAGAATGGTAGTAATAACATTCCTCGCTGGAACGTTCTTCCCAGACAAAGCGGCCCTGGTAGCGATAAGTATCTATGCGATAGCGATAGCTCTAGCATTAATATCAGCGTTAATCCTGGGCAAGTTCTTCATCAAGGGGGAGGAGAGCCCGTTCGTCATAGAGCTGCCAGAGTACTCGATACCCTCATGGAAGACCGTGATAATCCACTCCTGGGAGAGAAGCAAGGAGTTCCTTAGGAAGGCAGCAACGGTAATACTCTTAGGTTCGATCACAATATGGTACCTATCGAGCTATCCTCAACCAGTAGGAACCGGCTTAAGCTATGCGGAAAGGCTTGGAAGGGCCTTTGAACCGATAGCTAGGCTGATGGGTCTAGACTGGAAGGCGGCGGTAAGCCTAATCTTCGGAATAATAGCAAAGGAGAACGTTATAGCAACGTATAGCGTCATCTATGGGGTGAGTGAAGAATCATTGGCCGGAGCGATGGCTCATGCCATGACTCCCCTCCAAGCCTACGTCCTCGCACTGGTAACGACGCTATACCTGCCATGCATAGCAACGCTCGCCGCGATAAGGGCCGAAGGGGGAAGTAAGTGGATGATAGTTGCCGCGGTATACAACTTAACACTGGCCACCGTCGTAGGAATGCTTGCTTATGCCATAGGCTCGGTGGTCTGA
- a CDS encoding FeoA family protein, with translation MYVPLTALNEGEAGIVVDIQGGPNARAKLIAMGIAPGVTVRVIKGRGPGPMIIAVGSSRIAIGWGIARKIIVRRV, from the coding sequence TTGTACGTGCCACTGACGGCATTAAACGAGGGAGAGGCAGGGATTGTCGTGGACATTCAGGGAGGGCCCAACGCTAGGGCGAAGCTGATAGCCATGGGAATAGCCCCAGGAGTCACGGTTAGAGTCATTAAGGGTAGAGGACCCGGTCCCATGATAATAGCCGTTGGCTCCTCGAGAATAGCAATTGGCTGGGGAATAGCGAGGAAGATAATCGTCAGGAGGGTTTGA
- the fni gene encoding type 2 isopentenyl-diphosphate Delta-isomerase — protein sequence MDGEITVLRKFEHIEHCLKRNVQAHVSNGFEDVHLIHMSLPEIDKEEIDLSVEFLGRKFDYPIMITGMTGGTRKGEIAWKINRTLAQAAQELNIPFGVGSQRAMIEKPETWESYYVRDVAPDVFLVGNLGAPQFGKNAMRRYGVEEVLYAIEKIEADAIAIHMNPLQESVQPEGDTTFAGVLEALAEIKSSIDYPVIAKETGAGVSREVAVKLEAIGIDAVDISGLGGTSWSGVEYYRAKDNVGRRLALRFWDWGIKTAISLAEVRYWTSLPIIASGGMRDGITMAKALAMGATLVGIALPVLRPAAKGDVEGVKRVILGYVEELKNAMFLVGAKNIHELKKVPLVITGFVREWLEQRINLNGFLGSRF from the coding sequence ATGGACGGAGAGATAACTGTTCTTAGAAAGTTTGAGCACATAGAACACTGCCTTAAGCGGAATGTCCAAGCTCATGTTTCGAATGGCTTTGAAGATGTTCACCTAATTCACATGAGCCTCCCTGAAATTGATAAGGAGGAAATAGATCTCTCAGTGGAATTCCTGGGGAGAAAATTTGATTACCCAATAATGATTACGGGAATGACCGGCGGGACGAGAAAGGGAGAAATAGCTTGGAAGATAAACAGAACTTTAGCTCAAGCAGCCCAGGAACTCAACATACCCTTTGGTGTCGGAAGTCAGAGGGCGATGATTGAGAAACCCGAAACCTGGGAGAGTTACTACGTTAGAGACGTTGCTCCCGATGTATTTCTCGTTGGCAACCTTGGTGCTCCCCAATTCGGGAAGAATGCAATGAGAAGGTATGGGGTTGAGGAAGTTCTCTACGCGATAGAAAAGATCGAAGCAGATGCAATTGCCATCCACATGAATCCCCTTCAAGAGAGCGTCCAGCCCGAAGGAGACACGACTTTTGCAGGTGTCCTAGAGGCTTTAGCAGAGATAAAGTCTAGCATAGATTATCCGGTTATAGCCAAGGAAACAGGGGCAGGAGTATCTAGGGAGGTTGCAGTCAAGTTGGAGGCGATAGGCATCGATGCAGTGGACATAAGCGGTCTTGGTGGGACGAGCTGGAGCGGTGTCGAATATTACAGGGCGAAGGATAACGTGGGAAGGAGGTTAGCGTTAAGGTTTTGGGACTGGGGGATTAAAACTGCAATAAGTCTTGCCGAGGTTAGGTACTGGACAAGCCTTCCAATAATAGCAAGTGGCGGAATGAGGGATGGGATTACAATGGCGAAGGCTCTTGCAATGGGAGCTACGTTGGTTGGAATTGCTTTGCCCGTTCTCAGGCCAGCCGCTAAGGGAGATGTTGAAGGGGTAAAAAGGGTTATTCTGGGATATGTAGAGGAGCTAAAAAATGCAATGTTCCTAGTCGGGGCAAAAAATATTCATGAATTGAAAAAAGTTCCACTCGTGATTACGGGATTCGTGAGGGAATGGCTTGAGCAGAGGATAAACCTTAATGGTTTCTTAGGTTCTAGATTTTAG
- a CDS encoding YchF/TatD family DNA exonuclease produces MIDAHAHIEFYKKDHEEIIREAQEKLRAIVDSITEYRKTHVWKSWDLLKHYFGFIFPTLGYHPNEARRGNWEKVRKVEEFIRDHAGEIYAIGEIGLDYFHAKTEKERENQRKIFEHFLELAVELDLPVVIHARDAEREAYELVQKYGVKAYFHSYTGPTDVAKEIAENGHIIGIVTGIVFIPEVREVAKTLDIENLVAETDSPYMSPYKGERNKPWYIRVVIEELSKLKEIPESEIERITEKNTIDFFSLLL; encoded by the coding sequence GTGATAGACGCTCACGCTCACATTGAATTTTACAAAAAGGATCACGAGGAGATAATTAGAGAAGCCCAAGAAAAACTCAGGGCGATAGTTGACTCAATAACCGAGTACAGGAAAACTCATGTCTGGAAGAGTTGGGATCTGCTGAAGCACTATTTCGGCTTTATCTTCCCTACTCTGGGCTACCATCCAAACGAGGCTAGGAGGGGGAATTGGGAGAAAGTAAGAAAGGTGGAGGAGTTCATCAGAGATCATGCAGGGGAGATATATGCCATAGGGGAGATAGGCCTAGACTATTTCCATGCGAAAACTGAAAAGGAAAGGGAAAATCAAAGGAAAATATTTGAACACTTCTTGGAGCTCGCCGTGGAGTTAGATTTGCCAGTTGTAATTCACGCAAGAGATGCCGAGAGGGAAGCTTACGAGCTCGTGCAGAAGTACGGCGTTAAAGCCTATTTCCACTCCTATACGGGACCCACAGACGTTGCGAAGGAGATAGCTGAGAATGGACACATAATAGGGATAGTTACCGGCATAGTCTTTATTCCTGAAGTTAGGGAGGTTGCTAAGACCTTAGATATTGAAAACCTCGTTGCTGAGACTGACTCCCCCTATATGAGCCCCTACAAGGGAGAGAGGAACAAGCCGTGGTACATAAGGGTTGTCATTGAGGAGCTTTCAAAGCTCAAGGAGATTCCGGAATCTGAAATAGAAAGGATAACAGAGAAAAACACAATAGATTTCTTCTCGCTTCTTCTATAA
- a CDS encoding Lrp/AsnC family transcriptional regulator, with protein sequence MPNTQLDDLDRAILRLLKSDARLTIAEISNKIGKPESTVHFRIKKLQERGIIDKYTIILGEPLKPKYLAFIILEVGRPIIEDFLDRYVEYITKTLSALPGVLFVAKSGADKIIALVGKNDKEELMNFIEDNIKSIPTLRNVVVLPVSEIRKGEDIAGFLAEV encoded by the coding sequence ATGCCGAACACTCAGCTGGACGATCTTGATAGAGCAATATTAAGGTTACTAAAGTCAGATGCGAGACTTACAATAGCGGAAATTAGTAATAAAATAGGGAAACCGGAGTCAACTGTTCATTTTAGGATCAAAAAGTTGCAAGAAAGAGGAATCATTGATAAATATACAATAATTCTGGGGGAGCCCCTGAAGCCTAAGTATCTGGCTTTTATAATACTGGAGGTTGGGAGACCAATAATTGAGGATTTCTTGGACAGGTACGTTGAGTATATAACAAAGACACTGTCCGCTCTTCCTGGGGTTCTTTTCGTGGCAAAAAGTGGTGCAGACAAGATAATAGCCCTCGTTGGCAAGAACGATAAGGAAGAGCTGATGAACTTCATAGAGGATAACATAAAGAGCATCCCCACACTAAGGAATGTTGTAGTCCTTCCAGTCTCGGAAATTAGAAAGGGGGAGGATATAGCCGGCTTCCTTGCGGAGGTCTGA
- a CDS encoding FeoC-like transcriptional regulator: MGKLEELLELMQKGTYTTEDIARKLNVSKEEVKGMLEILKSMGYVKEIQTVSCESCPLRKVCPGKCVRSGVKAYVPSFEL, encoded by the coding sequence ATGGGGAAGCTCGAGGAGCTACTTGAGCTCATGCAGAAGGGAACGTACACAACGGAGGATATAGCTAGGAAGCTCAATGTATCCAAGGAGGAAGTTAAGGGAATGCTCGAGATACTTAAGTCCATGGGCTACGTAAAGGAGATACAAACCGTGAGCTGTGAAAGCTGTCCTTTAAGAAAAGTGTGCCCGGGGAAGTGCGTTAGAAGTGGAGTCAAAGCCTATGTTCCTTCATTTGAATTGTAA
- a CDS encoding tyrosine--tRNA ligase — protein MDIEERINLVLKKPTEEVLTVENLRYLFEVGAPLQHYIGFEISGYIHLGTGLMAGAKIADFQKAGIKTRIFLADWHSWINDKLGGDLETIQEVALKYFKVGMERSIEVMGGNPKKVEFVLASEILENGDYWQTVIDISKNVTLSRVMRSITIMGRQMGEAIDFAKLIYPMMQVADIFYQGVTIAHAGMDQRKAHVIAIEVAQKLRYHPIIHNGEKLKPVAVHHHLLLGLQEPPKWPIESEEEFKEIKAQMKMSKSKPYSAVFIHDSPEEIKQKLRKAFCPAREVRYNPVLDWAEYIIFREEPTEFTIHRPAKFGGDITYTTFEELKRDFAEGKLHPLDLKNAVAEYLIDLLEPVRKYFEKHPEPLELMQQVKITR, from the coding sequence ATGGACATTGAGGAGAGAATAAACTTAGTCCTGAAAAAGCCCACTGAAGAGGTTTTGACTGTTGAGAATTTGAGGTACCTCTTTGAAGTTGGTGCTCCCCTTCAGCACTACATTGGATTTGAGATAAGCGGTTACATTCATCTCGGCACCGGATTAATGGCTGGAGCTAAGATAGCCGACTTCCAAAAGGCTGGAATAAAGACTAGGATTTTCCTAGCTGACTGGCACAGCTGGATAAACGACAAGCTTGGGGGAGACCTTGAAACGATTCAGGAAGTGGCATTAAAGTACTTCAAGGTCGGGATGGAGAGGAGCATTGAGGTTATGGGCGGAAATCCAAAGAAGGTGGAGTTCGTTTTAGCAAGTGAAATTCTCGAGAACGGGGACTACTGGCAGACGGTAATTGACATTTCAAAGAACGTGACCCTAAGCAGGGTCATGCGTTCGATCACGATAATGGGCAGGCAGATGGGAGAGGCAATAGACTTCGCCAAGCTGATTTACCCAATGATGCAAGTTGCCGATATATTTTACCAAGGAGTCACAATAGCTCACGCCGGAATGGATCAGAGGAAAGCTCACGTTATCGCAATTGAGGTTGCTCAAAAGCTGAGGTACCACCCGATAATCCACAACGGGGAGAAGCTTAAGCCCGTTGCAGTTCACCACCACTTACTCCTCGGACTTCAGGAGCCACCGAAGTGGCCCATTGAAAGCGAGGAAGAGTTCAAGGAGATAAAGGCCCAGATGAAGATGAGCAAAAGCAAGCCATATTCAGCTGTATTCATCCACGACAGTCCTGAAGAGATCAAGCAGAAGCTCAGGAAAGCATTTTGTCCCGCAAGAGAAGTCAGGTACAATCCTGTTCTTGACTGGGCTGAGTATATAATCTTCCGTGAAGAGCCCACGGAGTTCACCATACACAGGCCCGCGAAGTTTGGAGGGGATATCACTTACACTACCTTTGAAGAGCTAAAGAGGGACTTCGCCGAGGGCAAGCTACACCCACTTGACCTGAAGAATGCCGTTGCTGAGTACCTCATAGACCTGCTTGAACCCGTGAGGAAGTACTTCGAGAAGCACCCTGAGCCTCTGGAGCTGATGCAACAGGTTAAGATTACTCGTTGA
- a CDS encoding BtpA/SgcQ family protein, with translation MNFESKPLIGVVHLRPLPGSPRFSGDLEDAIENAVRDARTYEEAGFDAIIVENFGDYPFAKEVGKETVAAFTVVAKEVRREVSIPVGINVLRNDCIAAYGIAYSVKAEFIRVNVLTGVAFTDQGIIEGCARDLALVKRLLPGVKVFADVHVKHAVHFSRLEDAVLDTVERGGADAVIVSGSRTGSEVSLNDLKTVKKVSRVPVIVGSGVNPQNLPLLAKFADGFIVGTWVKEGGITENPVSIERAKALVRIRDDILQR, from the coding sequence ATGAACTTCGAGAGTAAGCCCCTAATAGGCGTTGTCCATCTAAGACCCCTCCCAGGATCCCCCAGGTTCTCGGGAGATCTTGAGGATGCTATTGAGAACGCCGTAAGGGATGCACGGACTTATGAGGAGGCTGGCTTTGATGCCATAATAGTTGAGAACTTTGGGGACTACCCATTTGCCAAGGAAGTTGGGAAGGAGACAGTTGCTGCCTTTACGGTTGTTGCTAAAGAGGTTCGCAGAGAGGTGTCTATACCGGTAGGCATAAACGTGCTAAGAAATGATTGCATAGCTGCATATGGAATAGCGTATTCCGTGAAGGCTGAGTTCATTAGGGTTAATGTTCTCACGGGAGTTGCCTTCACCGACCAAGGAATAATAGAGGGCTGTGCTAGGGATCTAGCGCTTGTGAAGAGACTACTTCCTGGGGTCAAAGTCTTTGCCGACGTTCACGTCAAGCACGCGGTTCACTTCTCTCGCTTAGAGGATGCAGTCCTCGATACCGTGGAGAGGGGAGGGGCGGATGCGGTAATAGTGAGCGGTTCTAGGACAGGAAGTGAAGTCAGCCTAAATGATCTTAAAACTGTCAAAAAAGTAAGTAGAGTTCCAGTTATAGTCGGTTCAGGTGTCAATCCTCAGAATCTGCCCTTGCTTGCCAAATTCGCGGATGGATTTATAGTTGGAACGTGGGTTAAGGAAGGTGGAATTACCGAGAATCCTGTTTCCATTGAAAGGGCAAAAGCTTTAGTTAGGATAAGGGACGATATTTTACAAAGATAA
- a CDS encoding DUF512 domain-containing protein, which translates to MYELTEDLKLRKITKYELDGIDEREDLLVIPPSSKAGPCGNGCVFCYLLQNPPTMIYRVSRHDTLNDPELENRIKYAREHYDLWIRVTDTSGNVKFDKNRVESLYSAGLDEIQISVHTTKKDVRIKLMRNRHAGKLIDLLPFVAEHFRVIADIILTPGYNVADIGEIIEDLDSMGIHEVRLFPVGVTRYNRFGIRSLTREELMFVKRVALEKDRELDIKVVIPPIFLALLGEFTTGLKPFNIEPDIPTYILTGELAYPEMKRLFPKINVVMVKNEFFGGNIGTAGLLTGRDVLREVEKLPEVEIGLILLPELMFYGDMTLDGWRRQELFTKILVEKGYIVETALEPQEVPKVIEKVAL; encoded by the coding sequence ATGTACGAACTTACTGAAGACCTAAAGCTGAGGAAGATAACTAAGTACGAGCTCGACGGCATCGATGAGAGGGAGGATCTTTTGGTTATTCCCCCATCTTCTAAAGCTGGACCCTGTGGAAACGGTTGCGTATTCTGCTATCTCCTCCAAAATCCTCCAACCATGATATATAGAGTTTCAAGACATGACACCCTAAACGATCCAGAGCTTGAAAATAGAATAAAGTATGCAAGGGAGCACTATGACCTCTGGATAAGGGTGACTGATACCTCAGGAAACGTGAAGTTCGACAAAAATAGAGTAGAAAGCCTGTACTCGGCGGGCCTTGATGAGATCCAAATCTCAGTGCACACAACGAAGAAGGATGTAAGGATAAAGTTGATGAGAAACAGGCACGCTGGAAAGCTTATAGATCTCCTCCCCTTTGTAGCGGAGCACTTTAGAGTGATAGCGGACATAATTCTGACCCCAGGGTACAACGTTGCCGATATAGGTGAGATAATTGAAGATCTCGATTCAATGGGGATCCACGAAGTGAGACTGTTCCCCGTGGGGGTTACTAGGTACAACAGATTTGGTATTAGGTCCCTAACCAGGGAAGAGCTGATGTTCGTGAAGAGGGTGGCCCTCGAGAAAGACAGGGAGCTGGACATCAAGGTAGTAATCCCTCCAATATTCCTAGCGTTGCTGGGCGAATTTACAACGGGACTCAAGCCATTCAATATAGAGCCCGATATTCCAACATATATCCTAACGGGAGAGCTGGCCTATCCTGAGATGAAGAGGCTGTTCCCCAAAATAAATGTCGTTATGGTCAAGAACGAGTTCTTTGGAGGCAACATAGGGACAGCGGGCCTGCTTACAGGTAGGGATGTTCTTAGAGAAGTCGAAAAGCTTCCAGAGGTTGAAATAGGCCTAATCTTATTGCCCGAGCTTATGTTCTATGGAGACATGACGCTTGATGGGTGGAGAAGGCAAGAGCTGTTCACGAAGATACTGGTGGAGAAGGGTTATATAGTTGAGACAGCACTTGAACCCCAAGAGGTACCAAAGGTTATAGAGAAGGTAGCCCTATGA
- the glmM gene encoding phosphoglucosamine mutase, which yields MGKYFGTSGIREVVNEKLTPELALKAGLALGTYLGEGTVVIGVDTRTSSEMLKNAVISGLLATGINVIDIGLAPTPLTGFAIKLYGADAGVTITASHNPPEYNGIKVWDKNGMAYTPDRERKLEEIMDSGQFKRVPWNEIGKLTREDPREEYIEEALKTVSLEDSYTVVVDTGNGAGSILSPYLQRELGNRVISLNSHPSGFFVRELEPNAKSLEMLAKTVKAMNADVGIAHDGDADRIGVVDDTGKFVEYEVMLSLIAGYMLRKYGEGIVVTTVDAGFALDDYIRDLGGRVVRTKVGDVAVAEELARHGGVFGGEPSGTWIMPQWNLTPDGIFAGALVLEMIDKLGPISELAKEVPRYVTLRAKIPCPNELKEKAMEIIAKRALESFEYKRLIDIDGVRIENEEWWILFRPSGTEPIMRITLEAQTQEKAEELMEKAEKLVREAIREAQG from the coding sequence ATGGGTAAGTACTTCGGAACAAGTGGAATAAGGGAGGTTGTTAATGAAAAGCTAACTCCGGAGCTTGCCCTGAAGGCTGGTTTGGCCTTGGGTACATATCTTGGTGAAGGAACCGTCGTTATTGGAGTAGATACGAGAACAAGCAGTGAAATGCTGAAGAATGCTGTCATAAGTGGCCTCCTCGCTACTGGAATTAACGTGATCGATATAGGTCTTGCTCCGACACCCCTTACTGGCTTCGCCATTAAGCTTTATGGGGCTGATGCGGGGGTAACGATAACGGCGAGCCACAATCCTCCGGAATACAACGGGATCAAAGTCTGGGACAAGAATGGGATGGCATACACTCCGGATAGGGAGAGGAAGCTTGAGGAGATAATGGATTCTGGTCAGTTTAAGAGAGTTCCGTGGAACGAGATAGGAAAGCTGACTAGGGAAGATCCCAGAGAAGAGTACATAGAGGAAGCCCTGAAAACGGTAAGTCTTGAAGATTCCTACACAGTTGTTGTTGATACAGGCAACGGGGCCGGCTCGATCTTAAGTCCCTACCTCCAAAGGGAGCTCGGGAATAGAGTTATAAGTCTGAACTCCCATCCAAGTGGGTTCTTTGTTAGAGAGCTCGAGCCCAACGCAAAGAGCCTTGAAATGTTAGCCAAAACTGTCAAGGCAATGAACGCTGACGTGGGAATAGCCCATGATGGCGATGCCGATAGGATTGGAGTTGTTGATGACACTGGAAAGTTCGTTGAGTACGAGGTCATGCTCTCCCTTATCGCGGGCTACATGCTCAGGAAGTACGGGGAGGGGATAGTGGTAACAACCGTGGATGCTGGCTTCGCCTTGGATGACTACATTAGGGATCTTGGAGGTAGGGTAGTTAGGACTAAGGTTGGTGACGTTGCGGTTGCTGAAGAGCTGGCGAGACATGGGGGTGTTTTTGGTGGAGAGCCGAGTGGGACGTGGATAATGCCCCAGTGGAACTTAACGCCAGATGGCATATTTGCGGGAGCTCTCGTTCTTGAGATGATAGATAAGCTCGGCCCGATAAGCGAGCTTGCAAAGGAAGTGCCAAGGTACGTAACGTTAAGGGCTAAGATACCCTGCCCAAATGAGTTGAAGGAGAAGGCAATGGAGATAATAGCGAAGAGGGCTTTGGAGAGCTTTGAGTACAAGAGACTAATAGATATTGACGGCGTAAGGATAGAAAATGAGGAGTGGTGGATCCTATTTAGGCCGAGCGGAACCGAGCCAATAATGAGGATAACATTAGAGGCCCAAACCCAAGAGAAAGCTGAAGAGTTAATGGAGAAAGCTGAGAAACTCGTTAGAGAGGCAATAAGGGAGGCCCAAGGATGA